Within the Candidatus Paracaedimonas acanthamoebae genome, the region TCAAGATGTAAAAAATGCTTATTTATTGCTACTGCCTGGCCTAGAATTAAAGGGCCAAAAATGGACCGCAGGGGAAGAGGATGAAATAGAGGGAAGGCACATGCAAGAACTTGGTGATAGTGGAGAGATACAAGAAATTATGGCAGGAAAAGAGGAAGATATGGAGAGCGTACCACTACAATTCTCTATTGATACGTTGGAGACAATAATTTTTGGTAAGGTAAGCGCTTAATTTATGAGAGATCAGACCGCTGTATGGTGAAAAATCAAGCGGTCTGATCTCTTAAGATTTTACGTGGCTAAATTTCTGAAAAGTAAATTGTAAAGAGTGAGAAAATTAAAGCTAAAAAGGAAATTTTTTGAAAAAAAATAAGCCCGCAAGGTTTCCCTTACAGGCTTTTATTTTATAAACTGAAAACGATTACTTATTAACAGCTTCTTTGAGTTCTTTTCCTGCTTTGAATGTAGGAGTCTTTGTTGCAGGAATTTTAATTTCTTCACCTGTGCGAGGATTACGGCCTGTGCGAGCAGCTCTTTGGCTTACACTGAAAGTGCCAAATCCAACGATACGAACATCTTCACCTTTTTTTAAGCTAACTTGAATAGATTCAAGAACTGCTTCAAGGGCGCGCTCTGCTTCTGCTTTTGTTTTAAAGTGTTGAGAAATTGTAGCAACTAATTCAGACTTTGTCATGTTTACTTCCTTCTTTGTTAAAACCTAAAAACTCTAACATTAAACAATTAGCTTGATAAGAGCTAATTAGCAAACATAAAATATAAGCATTTTAAAGGATTCTTTTATTGATTGAGGGAGAGATGTTTATAGAAGTAATAATAAAAAAGAAAAAACATACTATTTGAAAAAAGATATTTATCTAGTTTTAGAACTTAAAAAACTAACATTCTAAGTATATTTGCATTTACTTCCGTAATAAATTATCCAACTCACCGC harbors:
- a CDS encoding HU family DNA-binding protein — its product is MTKSELVATISQHFKTKAEAERALEAVLESIQVSLKKGEDVRIVGFGTFSVSQRAARTGRNPRTGEEIKIPATKTPTFKAGKELKEAVNK